In Thermodesulfobacteriota bacterium, the genomic stretch AAAAGGCATTCCACGTACCTGTTTTCGTATGCCCGTGCGTCTCCAGCGGCGACCGAGTTGAACGCGCAGTACGGGCATTTGCTGAGGCAAAAGGGTATGTGGGCGTAGACGCCTATCCCTTTTTCTTTTTTTCCGAGTAGTCCCACAGCCTCCTGAAAACGTCCCAGGGCGATATTATCCCGAGCAGCCGGTTCCCGTCGTCCACCACTAAGACCGAGTCCGCGTGCTTTCCGGGGTTTACGAGCAGGGCAGCGACTTCCATCGTCGATGTCTCCGGCCGGACGGCGACGAAGTCCCGCTCCATGAGGTCAACGACCTTTTTCAAGGCAAGCGAATCGATGTTCCTTATGAAATCCGGGAGCTCAGGAGCGAACTTTACGTCAGCGACAAGCCCGTCGCTTACGTATTTCGGCAGTATCGCCTTCATGAGCGCGCGCGGGGTTATGACCCCCATGACCCTGTTTTGCCCGTCAAGGACGGGTATCTGCCTTACTTTTTTTTCCTTCAGGAGCCTGAATGCGTCGAGCATGGTCCCGGAACCCGGTATCGTAAGGACCTCTTTGGTCATTATGCCTGCGGCCGTCATCTCGATTCCCTCCTCCCGGGCTCTATCCCAGGTACCTTATATACATGTAGGCCGTCGCGATTGCTATCGAAAAAAGCATGAGCGGATAAGCAAGCAGCATGAACTTTACAAACCCTATCCCGTGCCCGTTCCTGTGCGCAATCCCGGCAACCACCACATTGGCCGAGGCGCCGATGATCGTGCCGTTCCCTCCGAGGCACGCGCCCAGC encodes the following:
- a CDS encoding CBS domain-containing protein, whose translation is MTAAGIMTKEVLTIPGSGTMLDAFRLLKEKKVRQIPVLDGQNRVMGVITPRALMKAILPKYVSDGLVADVKFAPELPDFIRNIDSLALKKVVDLMERDFVAVRPETSTMEVAALLVNPGKHADSVLVVDDGNRLLGIISPWDVFRRLWDYSEKKKKG